Proteins co-encoded in one Alphaproteobacteria bacterium genomic window:
- a CDS encoding ABC transporter permease yields MGQYLGQRALHSGIALIGLILAVFFLVRLTGDPTDLYLPIDASLETRREFAQKHGFDRPATEQFVQFLKDVSNGDLGYSLRKQRPAMELVLEAYPTTLALAGVAMTLSIVLAVIVGAVAAYRPGGIFDRISGIASLAGASAPDFWVAITGILLFAVTFRWLPTSGIGGIEYWILPIFVLMLRPFGLMVQVVRASMLGALSSAYVKTARAKGVRETSVIFVHALRNACISIVTVAGDLAVGLINGAVIVETVFGWPGVGKLMIDAVIQRDFPTVQAAVMVTATAIFLLNIVIDLLYLALDPRIRHQ; encoded by the coding sequence ATGGGGCAATATCTCGGACAACGGGCGCTTCACAGCGGTATCGCCTTGATTGGCCTGATCCTGGCCGTTTTCTTTCTCGTCCGACTGACGGGAGACCCCACAGACCTGTACCTGCCGATCGATGCCTCGCTGGAAACCCGACGGGAATTCGCCCAGAAACACGGGTTCGACCGGCCGGCAACCGAACAGTTCGTCCAGTTCCTGAAAGACGTATCCAATGGCGACCTTGGCTATTCCCTGCGCAAGCAGCGGCCCGCCATGGAACTCGTCCTTGAAGCTTATCCCACGACACTGGCCCTTGCCGGCGTTGCAATGACGCTGTCCATTGTCCTTGCGGTTATTGTCGGAGCTGTTGCCGCATATCGTCCGGGGGGTATTTTTGACAGGATCAGCGGAATAGCGTCCCTCGCGGGCGCCAGTGCGCCCGATTTCTGGGTCGCAATAACCGGAATACTGTTGTTCGCGGTTACCTTCCGATGGCTTCCGACCTCGGGTATTGGTGGGATTGAATACTGGATACTGCCCATCTTCGTACTGATGCTGCGACCGTTCGGGCTGATGGTGCAGGTCGTCCGCGCATCCATGCTTGGCGCCCTGTCCTCGGCTTACGTCAAAACCGCCCGTGCGAAAGGCGTCCGCGAAACATCCGTCATTTTCGTTCACGCCCTGCGCAACGCCTGCATTTCGATCGTCACAGTGGCCGGCGACCTGGCCGTCGGACTGATCAATGGCGCCGTGATCGTCGAGACGGTCTTCGGCTGGCCCGGCGTCGGGAAGCTGATGATCGATGCGGTCATCCAGCGCGATTTCCCGACCGTGCAAGCCGCCGTCATGGTAACGGCGACCGCCATTTTCCTCCTGAATATCGTGATCGACCTGCTGTATCTGGCGCTCGATCCGCGCATACGCCACCAATAG
- a CDS encoding ABC transporter permease — protein sequence MTTAEQEALIIRRGVPWWRLLMRDRFAFVAAIWLLILFACFLIGPELFGKAATTLNLRARNLPPGSLEHGWLMLLGGDALGRSMLARLIVASRNTLTVALCSVVLAMIAGGILGMIAGYIGRGVGHVIMRFADILQSFPSLLLAVVVLYVLEPSVTNLIIVLAITRMPIYLRVTRAEVLEIRERVFVDAANALGGSNYHILRRHIAPVVAPTLLTILTVDFSIVMLAESSLSFLGIGIQPPEITWGLMVAQGRNYLSQAWWLAFFPGLAIMLATLSGNILSNWLRIVSDPEQRWRLETPRNSNE from the coding sequence ATGACAACGGCGGAACAGGAAGCATTAATCATCCGGCGCGGCGTGCCGTGGTGGCGACTGCTGATGCGCGACAGGTTCGCTTTTGTCGCCGCAATCTGGCTCCTGATCCTTTTTGCCTGCTTCCTGATCGGCCCCGAATTGTTCGGCAAGGCCGCGACGACGCTCAATCTGCGCGCCCGCAACCTGCCGCCGGGCTCGTTGGAGCATGGGTGGCTGATGCTTCTGGGTGGCGATGCTCTGGGCCGCAGCATGCTTGCCCGGCTGATCGTCGCCTCCCGGAACACACTGACGGTCGCTCTCTGCTCCGTGGTGCTCGCCATGATCGCCGGCGGCATCCTGGGTATGATTGCCGGGTATATCGGGCGCGGCGTCGGTCACGTCATCATGCGGTTCGCCGACATCCTCCAGAGTTTTCCTTCGCTGTTGCTGGCGGTTGTCGTTCTGTATGTGCTCGAGCCAAGCGTCACCAACCTGATTATCGTCCTGGCGATAACGCGTATGCCGATCTACCTGCGCGTTACCCGGGCCGAAGTCCTGGAAATCCGTGAACGGGTCTTCGTGGATGCCGCGAACGCACTGGGCGGCAGCAACTATCACATCCTGCGGCGCCATATAGCGCCGGTCGTCGCACCGACGCTACTGACAATCCTGACCGTCGATTTTTCGATTGTGATGCTGGCCGAGTCGAGCCTCAGCTTTCTCGGAATTGGTATCCAGCCGCCGGAAATCACCTGGGGCCTCATGGTTGCGCAGGGTCGGAATTACCTGAGTCAGGCCTGGTGGCTCGCCTTCTTCCCGGGACTCGCCATCATGCTGGCGACGCTATCCGGTAATATTCTGTCCAACTGGCTACGAATCGTCAGCGATCCGGAGCAGAGATGGCGCCTCGAAACACCGAGAAACAGCAATGAGTGA
- a CDS encoding ABC transporter ATP-binding protein, with product MSDAPVLKVDDLRIQFRSGRETVHAVNGASFQVNAGETAAILGESGSGKSVTASAVMRLLQSPPAYVTGGTVRFKGLDVLSMPLEKWREYCGRDVAMVFQDALTSLNPVFSVGWQIAELFRTHGVASGREADARAVELLERVGIPDPATRARDYTHQFSGGMRQRVMIAMAIALGPDLLIADEPTTALDVTVQAQIMELLEGLRQESDMSMILITHDLGVVADVADYVAVMYAGRVVESGPVSDVLSRPGHAYTLALLDSVPQARGKGTKLRPIIGSPPDLARIPKGCAFNPRCRFATDICRQETPPGIAVAAGRVAECHHADQVFNDG from the coding sequence ATGAGTGACGCCCCAGTCCTGAAAGTCGATGACCTTCGGATCCAGTTTCGCAGCGGTCGGGAAACAGTCCATGCGGTCAATGGCGCGTCCTTTCAGGTGAACGCGGGCGAAACTGCCGCCATTCTGGGCGAAAGCGGGTCGGGAAAGAGTGTGACCGCATCCGCGGTCATGCGGCTTCTGCAAAGTCCCCCCGCCTATGTCACGGGAGGAACGGTCCGCTTCAAGGGACTGGATGTCCTGTCCATGCCCCTTGAGAAATGGCGGGAATACTGCGGCCGTGACGTCGCCATGGTATTTCAGGATGCGTTGACATCGCTCAATCCTGTCTTCAGCGTCGGCTGGCAGATCGCGGAACTGTTCCGCACGCACGGCGTTGCGTCCGGCAGGGAAGCCGATGCCCGTGCGGTTGAACTGCTGGAACGCGTGGGCATACCGGATCCCGCAACCAGAGCCAGGGATTACACCCATCAGTTTTCGGGCGGCATGCGGCAGCGTGTCATGATCGCCATGGCGATTGCCCTGGGACCGGACCTGCTGATTGCCGACGAACCGACAACCGCGCTCGACGTGACGGTCCAGGCGCAGATCATGGAATTGCTGGAAGGTCTGCGGCAGGAATCGGACATGTCGATGATCCTGATTACCCATGACCTTGGCGTTGTTGCCGATGTCGCCGACTATGTGGCCGTCATGTATGCCGGTCGCGTCGTCGAGAGCGGGCCGGTCTCCGATGTATTAAGCCGGCCCGGACATGCCTATACCCTCGCCCTGCTCGATTCCGTGCCCCAGGCGCGCGGAAAGGGCACAAAGCTGCGTCCCATTATCGGCTCACCGCCGGATCTCGCCCGAATTCCGAAAGGATGCGCCTTCAATCCCCGCTGCCGGTTCGCCACCGATATCTGCCGGCAGGAAACGCCGCCCGGTATCGCCGTAGCCGCGGGGCGCGTCGCGGAATGTCACCATGCTGACCAGGTGTTTAATGATGGATAA
- a CDS encoding dipeptide ABC transporter ATP-binding protein, whose translation MMDNAATTGAGDDTPILEVRNLVKYFPVGSGLSFRRNTGVVKAVDGVSFALRPGETLGLVGESGCGKSTVARTLLRLEEPTDGSAMFRGQDIFKAPPHELKEIRRRLQVIFQDPYASLNPRMTVAEIIGEPWVIHPGALPPAERRDRVRSLLESVGLRREHAERYPHEFSGGQRQRIGIARAIALEPEVLICDEPVSALDVSVQAQVINLLMEIQERMGIAYVFIAHDLSVVRHMSHRVAVMYLGRIVEIGTEDEVYNHPRHPYTKALLSAEPSLDFSSARKKHRRIILKGEVPSPANPPSGCRFRNRCWKAQEICAGEAPPLERAGGQMTACYFPEDDTSAKS comes from the coding sequence ATGATGGATAATGCCGCGACGACAGGTGCGGGCGACGATACGCCAATTCTGGAAGTCCGTAATCTGGTCAAGTATTTCCCGGTCGGGAGCGGCCTTTCGTTCAGACGGAATACCGGCGTCGTCAAGGCCGTGGATGGCGTCAGTTTTGCGCTTCGTCCCGGCGAGACCCTCGGGCTGGTCGGCGAAAGCGGATGTGGCAAATCAACGGTCGCCCGGACATTGTTGCGGCTTGAAGAGCCGACCGATGGCAGCGCCATGTTTCGCGGTCAGGATATCTTCAAGGCCCCGCCGCACGAACTGAAAGAAATCCGCCGGCGCCTCCAGGTCATCTTCCAGGACCCCTATGCGTCGCTGAATCCGCGCATGACGGTGGCGGAGATCATTGGCGAACCCTGGGTCATTCACCCCGGCGCCCTGCCGCCGGCGGAGCGTCGCGACCGGGTCAGGAGCCTGCTTGAAAGCGTCGGACTGCGCCGAGAACATGCGGAGCGGTATCCGCATGAATTTTCCGGCGGGCAGCGCCAGCGCATCGGCATCGCCCGCGCCATCGCACTGGAACCCGAAGTATTGATCTGCGACGAGCCGGTTTCCGCGCTCGATGTTTCGGTACAGGCGCAGGTCATCAACCTGCTGATGGAAATTCAGGAACGCATGGGCATCGCCTATGTCTTCATCGCCCATGACCTTTCGGTCGTACGGCACATGTCGCATCGCGTGGCCGTCATGTATCTGGGCCGGATTGTTGAAATCGGGACCGAGGACGAGGTCTATAATCACCCGCGTCACCCGTATACCAAGGCCCTGCTTTCGGCCGAGCCGTCACTCGATTTTTCATCCGCCCGGAAAAAGCATCGGCGGATTATTCTCAAGGGCGAGGTGCCGAGCCCCGCCAACCCGCCGTCAGGTTGCCGGTTTCGAAACCGCTGCTGGAAGGCGCAGGAAATATGCGCCGGCGAAGCACCGCCGCTGGAACGCGCCGGCGGACAGATGACAGCCTGCTATTTTCCGGAAGACGATACGTCGGCGAAGTCTTAA